The Nonlabens spongiae genome contains a region encoding:
- a CDS encoding arsenate reductase family protein, which translates to MKDQFIYLESCNTCQRIKGGLNLPEDFTLQNTKEQPATEEQIEFLMEQAGSYEALFNRRAQQYRGRNLHEKDLSEADYKELLLDHYTFLKRPILIKDGKAYIGNSKKVVAAAKEAL; encoded by the coding sequence ATGAAAGATCAATTTATTTATCTAGAAAGCTGCAACACCTGCCAGCGTATTAAGGGAGGGCTGAATTTGCCTGAAGATTTCACTCTTCAAAACACTAAGGAACAGCCAGCTACCGAGGAGCAGATCGAGTTTTTAATGGAGCAGGCAGGCTCTTATGAAGCGCTGTTTAACCGTCGCGCTCAACAATATCGTGGTCGCAATTTGCATGAGAAAGATCTTTCTGAAGCTGATTACAAAGAATTGTTACTGGACCATTATACTTTTTTGAAGCGTCCCATCTTGATCAAGGATGGTAAAGCCTATATAGGAAATAGCAAAAAGGTAGTCGCTGCCGCAAAAGAGGCGCTTTGA
- a CDS encoding DMT family transporter has protein sequence MNIRHIAIFCGFCVALFYAYNFTAAKEVVPEHIGPYGLTWFRVLVTGSIFWILSWLAGPKERVPFKELPLIALAAFCGVGFNMVTFMKGLELTSPISASVLMVTTPIIVLVLSAIFLKEKLYALRIIGILVGFSGAAMLILASSDATENATDPAMGNFLIFVNALSYSFYILLAKKLTAKYHVFTLMKWLYFFGVLFITPFGISQGLDFDFQAASMETLLFVGYVILFATFGTYMLNIIAIKNLRPSVVAVFVYLQPLLAGMIAVGLGKDEINTTKIIAGVLIFAGVFMTSLKRSNNQTIVVDGKA, from the coding sequence TTGAACATACGTCATATAGCCATTTTCTGCGGTTTTTGTGTGGCATTATTCTATGCCTACAACTTTACCGCGGCAAAAGAAGTCGTTCCCGAGCACATAGGTCCGTACGGATTGACCTGGTTTAGGGTTCTGGTGACGGGATCTATATTTTGGATACTTTCCTGGCTGGCTGGACCTAAAGAAAGAGTTCCCTTTAAAGAACTGCCACTTATCGCACTCGCTGCATTTTGTGGCGTGGGTTTCAACATGGTGACTTTTATGAAAGGTCTGGAACTTACGTCGCCTATCAGCGCTTCGGTACTGATGGTCACAACGCCCATAATTGTTCTGGTGCTCAGCGCCATTTTCTTAAAAGAGAAGCTCTATGCGTTGAGAATTATTGGAATTCTGGTTGGATTTTCCGGAGCCGCCATGCTGATTCTCGCCTCCAGTGATGCCACCGAAAACGCGACTGATCCAGCAATGGGTAATTTTTTGATTTTTGTCAATGCGCTGTCATACTCGTTTTATATTCTACTGGCAAAAAAGCTGACCGCAAAATATCATGTGTTTACCTTAATGAAGTGGCTTTATTTTTTTGGAGTCTTATTCATCACACCCTTCGGGATTTCTCAGGGACTGGATTTTGACTTTCAGGCAGCTTCCATGGAAACGTTGCTGTTTGTAGGTTACGTAATTCTATTTGCGACTTTTGGTACGTATATGCTCAACATAATCGCCATTAAAAATTTAAGACCTAGCGTTGTAGCGGTTTTCGTTTATCTGCAACCCTTATTAGCGGGAATGATCGCTGTAGGTCTTGGCAAAGATGAAATCAATACCACCAAAATCATTGCTGGCGTTTTGATCTTTGCTGGGGTGTTTATGACAAGTTTGAAGAGATCAAATAATCAAACTATCGTCGTAGATGGAAAAGCTTAA
- a CDS encoding acyl-CoA thioesterase, translating to MYIKEFDVRWSDLDANRHMANSAYQNFMSHTRMAFLIENGFGQREMHKFNIGPVIFTEQIFYFREIHQGTPIKVSCEVTGMSEDGSLFSFRHQFYDEKGNNLARGLMMGAWMNLKERKITPLDQELYELIKNFPRSKDFKTLTKMDTRKHGEFPEDLED from the coding sequence ATGTACATTAAAGAATTTGATGTAAGATGGAGTGATCTAGATGCTAATAGACACATGGCAAATAGCGCTTACCAGAATTTTATGAGTCATACTCGCATGGCTTTCTTGATTGAAAACGGTTTTGGTCAGCGTGAGATGCATAAATTCAATATAGGTCCCGTCATTTTTACAGAACAGATCTTTTATTTTAGAGAAATTCATCAAGGAACTCCTATCAAAGTGAGTTGTGAGGTGACGGGTATGAGTGAAGATGGTAGCTTATTCAGCTTCAGACATCAATTCTATGATGAAAAAGGAAATAACCTCGCTCGCGGATTAATGATGGGTGCGTGGATGAATCTTAAAGAGCGCAAGATTACTCCGCTCGATCAGGAACTCTACGAGCTGATCAAAAACTTCCCACGATCAAAAGATTTCAAAACCTTAACCAAAATGGATACCCGCAAACATGGCGAGTTTCCTGAGGACCTAGAGGATTAG
- a CDS encoding MATE family efflux transporter produces MKQVVFLTFMKAVGANRSETLGKLPIGKLLVQQAVPASIGILVMSLNILIDTLLVGNWIGDIAIAAINVVLPVSFFIAALGMAIGIGGASIISRALGAEQKEKAKATFGNMLTLTLLISTVMVVLGLVYINDLVPMFGGKGDIFEPAKIYYKIVLYGVPLLALSMMGNNVIRAEGAPTHAMIAMLIPSVGNLIADYVLIYELDMGMEGAAWATTSSYLVCLIYIAWFFLSGRSELLCGWRHFILKWVIVAEIAGLGFVTLARQANSSLLYLIMNNVLYDLGGETSVAVFGIVGRMMMFALFPVLGITQGFLPIAGFNYGAQKWQRVWEVIVISIIVACVLGVFIFAGLFFFTEEIADAFTDSPDLIEQTSFALKLVFLAVPVIAIQLIGAAYYQAIGKATPALLLTLLRMGFILIPLIYILPEFYGELGVWISFPIADISSTIITAWFLWRAMQKLNSREHLIHK; encoded by the coding sequence ATGAAGCAAGTCGTATTTTTGACCTTCATGAAAGCAGTAGGAGCAAATAGATCTGAAACGCTAGGTAAACTGCCTATAGGAAAGTTACTTGTTCAGCAAGCCGTGCCAGCAAGTATAGGTATACTGGTCATGTCGCTTAATATTCTCATTGATACACTTCTGGTCGGGAACTGGATAGGTGATATCGCTATAGCTGCGATCAATGTGGTGCTACCCGTTTCATTTTTTATTGCTGCGCTGGGGATGGCCATAGGAATAGGTGGGGCGAGTATCATATCCCGCGCTCTAGGAGCGGAGCAAAAGGAAAAGGCCAAAGCCACCTTCGGCAACATGCTTACCTTGACACTGCTCATTTCAACGGTGATGGTGGTTTTGGGATTGGTGTATATCAATGATCTCGTTCCCATGTTCGGCGGTAAGGGTGATATTTTTGAGCCTGCCAAAATCTATTACAAAATCGTTCTATACGGCGTCCCATTACTTGCGCTCAGTATGATGGGGAATAATGTCATACGTGCCGAGGGAGCGCCTACTCATGCTATGATCGCCATGCTTATCCCGTCAGTAGGTAATCTTATCGCAGATTATGTGCTGATTTATGAACTGGACATGGGTATGGAAGGTGCAGCCTGGGCAACTACCTCTAGTTATCTGGTTTGTCTCATTTATATCGCTTGGTTTTTCTTATCAGGAAGAAGTGAGCTGCTCTGTGGTTGGCGCCATTTTATTCTGAAATGGGTTATTGTAGCTGAGATAGCCGGATTAGGATTTGTGACCCTCGCTAGACAGGCCAATAGTAGTTTGCTGTATCTCATCATGAATAATGTATTGTACGACTTAGGAGGTGAGACCAGCGTGGCCGTGTTTGGGATCGTAGGCCGCATGATGATGTTTGCGCTTTTTCCAGTATTGGGAATCACTCAAGGATTTTTACCTATTGCCGGTTTTAATTATGGAGCGCAAAAATGGCAGCGGGTCTGGGAAGTTATCGTTATTTCAATTATTGTAGCTTGTGTTCTAGGCGTATTCATTTTTGCAGGTCTGTTTTTCTTTACTGAAGAAATAGCCGATGCCTTTACCGACAGTCCTGATTTAATCGAGCAAACCTCTTTTGCCCTAAAACTGGTGTTTCTTGCAGTACCTGTTATCGCTATTCAGTTAATCGGTGCGGCTTATTACCAGGCTATTGGTAAAGCTACTCCGGCACTATTACTAACCTTGTTACGTATGGGATTCATTCTCATTCCACTCATTTATATCTTACCAGAGTTTTATGGAGAATTAGGTGTTTGGATCAGTTTTCCCATTGCTGATATTTCTTCTACCATTATTACCGCTTGGTTCTTATGGCGTGCAATGCAAAAGCTGAATTCTAGAGAGCATCTGATCCATAAATAA
- the asnB gene encoding asparagine synthase B, with product MCGIVGVFHLKNDISSQRNEILELSKKVRHRGPDWSGIYASEHAILAHERLTIVDPTSGGQPLYSPDGSIVLAVNGEIYNHHEIRERYPQYDFQTQSDCEVILALYQDLGSNFLDELRGMYGFALYDSKKNFFMCARDHQGIIPLYHGRDEKGQFYVASELKALEGTCNEIAQFPPGHFYSSDTNEFTQWYDRDWKDFENVKNNTSSIDDLRKAMEKSVHDHLMSDVPYGVLLSGGLDSSIVSAVAKKYAARRVESKDYNEAWWPRLHSFAIGLKGSPDLAAAQKVADHIGTVHHGVNFTVQEGLDAIKDVIYYLETYDVTTVRASTPMYLLARVIKSMGIKMVLSGEGSDEIFGGYLYFHKAPNAAEFHKETVRKLDSLYLYDNLRANKSLAAWGIEGRVPFLDKDFIDVAMRLNPEDKMCKNGKIEKHILREAFEDYLPKSVACRQKEQFSDGVGYNWIDSLKEVVETEVTDEMMEAAAFKFKINPPQNKEEYYYRSIFAEHFPSDTAASCVPSVKSVACSTPIALEWDAAFKNMNDPSGRAVKGVHDDGY from the coding sequence ATGTGTGGAATCGTAGGAGTGTTTCATCTCAAAAATGACATATCTAGTCAGCGCAATGAGATACTGGAACTCTCTAAAAAAGTGCGCCATCGCGGCCCAGACTGGTCGGGAATCTACGCAAGTGAACACGCTATTTTAGCTCACGAACGCCTTACAATAGTAGATCCTACATCTGGTGGCCAACCCCTGTACAGTCCAGATGGTTCAATCGTTCTTGCAGTTAATGGTGAGATCTACAACCATCATGAAATCAGAGAAAGATACCCTCAGTATGATTTTCAAACACAGTCTGATTGCGAGGTGATTCTTGCGTTGTACCAAGATTTGGGATCTAATTTCCTAGATGAATTGAGAGGAATGTATGGTTTTGCACTTTATGACAGCAAAAAAAATTTCTTCATGTGCGCTCGAGATCATCAGGGAATCATACCGCTTTATCACGGTCGTGATGAGAAAGGTCAGTTTTATGTAGCAAGTGAACTCAAGGCACTTGAAGGTACCTGTAATGAAATTGCGCAATTCCCGCCGGGTCACTTTTACTCAAGTGATACTAACGAGTTCACACAGTGGTACGATCGGGACTGGAAAGATTTTGAAAACGTAAAGAACAACACAAGTTCTATCGATGACTTGCGCAAGGCCATGGAAAAAAGCGTTCATGATCACCTTATGAGTGATGTACCTTATGGAGTCTTGCTTTCTGGCGGACTGGACAGCAGTATCGTAAGCGCCGTGGCAAAAAAGTATGCCGCACGTCGTGTGGAAAGCAAAGATTATAACGAGGCTTGGTGGCCTAGGCTGCACAGTTTTGCAATAGGTCTTAAGGGCAGTCCAGATCTAGCGGCGGCTCAAAAAGTAGCAGATCACATAGGTACGGTCCATCATGGAGTGAATTTTACCGTTCAAGAAGGTCTTGATGCGATAAAGGATGTGATTTATTATTTGGAAACCTATGATGTTACCACGGTAAGAGCGTCAACTCCCATGTACCTACTCGCGAGAGTAATTAAAAGTATGGGAATCAAAATGGTGCTATCTGGAGAGGGAAGTGATGAGATTTTTGGTGGTTATTTATACTTCCACAAGGCACCTAATGCAGCGGAGTTTCATAAAGAAACAGTCCGTAAATTGGATTCTTTGTATCTCTACGATAATCTGAGAGCTAATAAATCCCTTGCTGCATGGGGAATTGAAGGGCGAGTTCCTTTCTTGGACAAAGACTTTATAGATGTTGCCATGCGACTCAATCCTGAGGACAAAATGTGCAAGAACGGTAAGATTGAGAAACACATTCTGCGCGAGGCTTTTGAGGACTACCTACCCAAAAGTGTAGCCTGTAGGCAAAAAGAACAATTTTCTGACGGTGTGGGATACAATTGGATCGATTCTTTAAAAGAAGTGGTTGAAACAGAAGTGACTGATGAGATGATGGAAGCAGCGGCGTTTAAATTCAAGATCAATCCTCCTCAGAACAAAGAAGAGTATTATTACCGCAGCATATTTGCTGAACATTTTCCTAGCGACACAGCGGCCTCATGTGTGCCATCGGTCAAATCGGTAGCATGTTCTACGCCTATCGCTCTTGAGTGGGATGCAGCATTTAAAAATATGAATGATCCTTCAGGAAGAGCGGTGAAAGGAGTTCATGATGATGGGTATTAA